Part of the Anaerolineae bacterium genome, TTGCCAGTAACATGGACGGCCTCCTTCCAATACTATCCTGGTTTCAACGGCCTTGCAATTTACCTGTGCTACGCTTTGTAGGGCAGGTGAATAAATGGGCGGGTTAGCCCGCCATCTTACTTACCGCAGATTTTATCCGGTCATACTCCTAAATCACGAACTCTACTTTTCGCACAGGCCATCCTAACTTAAGGTCAAGTCGTCGTATCTTGCGCAATTGACGTTTGTCATCCGAAACAGAGAAAGTTGTGCTCTCTTTACCGAAAATCTGTCTCCAACCTCGAAGATCAACGACCGCATGCTTTTATCTGCCAGAAACTTGCCCGAACCCCTAAAGCAAATCATCCAGATCAGATAATGATTATTTGTAGTATAAACCGACTTTATCTGAAAAATAAATTTAACAATCCAATCAATTCTCTCTCGCAACTGAGAGCTCTTCCACCTCCCAGTTTTCATTCACCCACAAGCCGATGATCTCCATCTGAGGGTATCTCTGACGCAAGAAGGCGACTGCCTGGTAAATATGCAAAATTTGAGTATCGCGCGGGTTGGGGTTGCCGGCACAATCATGATGCCCAACCACGGCAATGCCGCAAGAGCGATGGGCATTGACCGAGATCGATAGCTTGGCTAAAACTGACTCAACCAGGTTTGAGGGGCTTTGTTCGGCAATGACTTTGTTGACACCGGCTTCGGTAATCGTATCCACATAGGTCACCCCAAATCTTTCCCGCACGTAGTAATTGACCGGTAACTGGATGCGCCCGTCCATACAACCGACTACTGTACAGAAACCTTCTCTGGGTTGCATTGCTCAATCTCTCCTTATTGCAATATTTAGAGGAAATCGCTCATAATTTTACCAATCCTGATCCTTCTCATACCCCAGGCGAATCAAAAGATCGCCAGCAACATTTTTGAAGGCGTTTTTGTTTGCCTCGCTGAAGTATTCGCGCCAGTTGCCCGGTTGGGCTTTGCGAAACGTGCCCGACCGCCTGGGAACAATCGCCTGTTCCAACGCCGTCAGGGCTCGTTCCTGAGGGACACGGCACTCAAACCCTCGCTCTTCCAGATAAGCCAAAATCCGTGAGAGAGCCTGGCGCCGATTGAGTATCAAATCCTCGAAGCGCACACAGAGCACCCCTGGCGTCTCCAGCCAGCCGAGATAATCCAGATATTTCTGGCGCACACCCGATAAGCGGGCATCCGGTTCATCTACACCATAAATGGCGGCATTCAAACGCTGCTCCATATCCTGCAAGCGTTGAGTATAGTATGCGTGCATGCCGTGCCCGCGGTGGATCTGGGTGGCGTAAAAGACATGCGAAACCAGCATGTCGCGCGGGTCGCGATAGACAAAAATGGTGGCATATTTCGGCTGAGTCAGGAGCGAAAGAAATGGATCGCGGGCCTGCAGATACCCATAGGCAATATCGCCAGCCCGCAAGCGCTGCAGATTGCGCACGGTTTCGGCGTCATCCAGCTTGCGGTTGTCCTCAGCGCGAGTAAGCGGGGGAAATCCAGGGTTGACAAAGGGCGCAATGGAAGTCAAACCTTGCAGGACCTGAATGATCAGGTGAGAGCCCGATTTGGGCATGGCGTTGCCGACCACAGCCGGCAGGCTTGCCTGGTAACCGAAACCCCAACGCAAGCCGGCAATCCAGCGGCGCGCCTCCCAGCGCAAAGTTTTCAGAGGCACTTTCATCCAAAGCGGGAATGAAGACTTCATTGATCCCCTCGCGTTCTGACAAGATGATAATCCGACAGGGATCGCTTCCTACCGTCCGGCAAGCGTCGAACGAGAGAAGGAAACCAAACCCTTTTCGTGAAAAAGGGAGACGACCTGCCAGACCGCTTGAAAGGAAATTCCCAGTTCGTGGGCAATATCGGAAATGGTATGCTCTCCATCACAGCGCTCCATAATTTCAAACAATCGCAAATTGCCTTCCGGGTTGGTGCGATAGTCGATCCAGATGCCATAGCCGGAAAGGAAGATTTCACCTTTGAAATGATTAACGATCACCTGATCTCTCTCCCAGGCTTCGAGCAGCCCCAGGACAACTTCTCGCGAGGCTTCCAGGCGTTCCTGAGAGACAATGGCAGGTGTATCCAGGCTGGAGTGATACTCGCGGTAGGGTTGGGGTGGATAAGAGGGCTTCTCCACCCGCGAGAGAGACAGCATGGGAACACGCACACCGGGCGCGTTGAACTGCCGTTCGTCGTTTGGGACGATTTTCCGATAAGCGCCGGTGTAACCGGCTGGATCAAGCCCTTTGAATGCGGCTGCCAGACAGCGATCCACCGGGCTCTGGGGCTGGAAAGAATGTTGTAACGCATGGGGGCTATCGTTGCCCAGCATTTCGAGGAACAAGCCGCCGACCATTTGAGGAATCAGCTCTTCATGATGACTTAAGTAAGCCACGGAGCCAATGGTTTCTGGCACAATCAAGAACCGATAGGTGTAATAGGGTTTGGGACGGGCGAGCAAATGGCGCATCACCTCCAGACCGACGACCACACCGGTCAAGTCGTCATTGACCATTGCCGGGTGACAGAGGTGGGCAGCCAGCATAAAGGTCTGCTCACTCTCGCCGGGCACAATGACCTCGCCAACCTTGAGTGTGCCGGGTTCAAAGGTAGTGCGAATCACAACGCGGTATTCTTTTTCGCTCAGAGAGTCTTTAAACGTCTGGGAGCAACATAAACCCCAATCGCGTTGATAGTACTTGAAGACAAAGGGAATGGCATCGGGCAGGGTGGGATGAGTATGCAAATGGGCAGATAACTCCTCGCGGCTGACGATCCCCTCAAACGGCAGGGAATAGGAAACTACGTGCAAGGGGTGATCGGCAGCATCGAGCAGGCGCCTGCCGCTCAAGGTTTCCAGATAGGCTTCATGACAGGTCCATTTTTCGGGAATGCGCCACGTCCAGCACGGTTCGCCGGTGGGATACTCGTGAATGGTCATTGGCACTTCTTTCGCCAGGCGGAAAAGCGCCTGATCGAAGCCATCCGAAACCAGGTCACGGCGCAGAAACCAGAGTTCGTTGATCAATTCTATCATCGAGGTCATGACTTATGAGGTTCGTAGTTGCTGAAATATTGTATAGGTTATCTTTGGTTTACAGACGATTATACTCGCGACTTGGTTCGGATCTGGTTTTCGCTTGCTTCTCCCCTTCATCTATCCCGCAGCATTCCAAATTGTTTTGTTCTTTCTGCTGCTGATTAACGATTGAGAAGAGGCAGATATACGCAGGAGTTGGGTGGTGGCTGGGGATCCTTGAGCAGGATAACACCGTTCAAGGCCGGGATGGTGAACTGATCTCCCAGACTTGCCGTCTCCGGTTGTTTGAAGTTTGCATGCTCAAGCAGGCGGGCTTTGCCATCCGGGACGCGAATAGTCTGCTGCTGTTTGGTGGGATTGACCACCACCCAGCCGCGCTCAAACTCCCTCTGCCACAGGCCATTGGTCAGTTTTTGGGCACTCTGGCGCGGTAATCCCAAGTGCAAATAGCGCGGGTCATATTCGTCAAACCAGTATGTGCCGCGATATGCCCATAGCGAAAAGTAAAAATAAGTGTTTTGACGCAGCGGTTCATGACCCAAAAGATAACTGCCTAAGCTGTACCATAACCATTTCCACCCACTTTGACAAATTCCCTCTGCGCAGAAACTCTGTTCCATTGCTTCGGGAGGATTATTTTATAGCCCGGCGGCAAATTCATCGAAACGATGGCGTAAGAGTTAGCATTTTGAAGGGTACGCAGCTTCTTCTCCCAGGTGTCTAACTGGATACTGCCCGTGCACAAAAAGCCGCACTCTTCCAGCGCCGTAATCCTCAGGCGTTCGTATAATTCGTGTTGGGCAGGGTAAGCAATTCGCCAGGCATTCACGCCAAACTCCAGATTGCGCTCGCGGAAGTAGGGCACCGCCCGCTCAAGAAATTGATGATAGTGTTGGCGCCATAGATCCTGGTTGTATGCACCATTTTGATAGTAGGTCTGGGGGTGATCAAGCTGCGAACAAACGCCGTTGTTGTAAGAACTTTCAGCACACCATCGATTGCTCCAAGAAACACCGTACTGCATTCCATCGGCAATGAGCCCATCGGTGTAGGTGCCTTTCATATTATTGATGAAGTTAACCCAAATGTCCTCGAAATTGCGGCGCATCCAATATTCCTGCCAGTTGGGATTGCCAATCTCCATCGCTCGTTCAACTGGATACGCAAGTGAGAGCAGATAGTCATTTGAAAAGACCCCCAAAGCCGTCCAGCGATCGGTGGCTCCCTTGCCATGATTTTGCTTAATCCAATCCCATCCATCTCCAATGGCTCCCCAATAGGCAGTGACATACTGCCCGGGCCCCATACGGAAAAGCATAATTTTGGTGCGGGGATTGAGGGTCTTGATCGTTTGAAAAGCATTAGAAGGTCTCTCACACCATCTCGAAGAAGAATGTTTATCAGCCCCTGTGATCAGCAGATCAAACCTGCTTGCTTGCTGCACCGGGTAGCAGCCATTCGGTTGCGCTTTTCCGAAGCTACCAAATAATATTTCTGTCGTAAGGACGAAAGGAAGAGGATTGCATGATTCACTTGCAGCGTTAACCAACGGATCGGCAACTACAACCTGGAAGCGTCCCATTGAGAAAAGGCAAACGCCTATCAGCAACACCATCATAAACAAATTCCGTCCTGTATTCCTGAACGCTGCACGGAATTCAGATAGCTTGCCCATGTTTGACCCTCTCTTACATAAACAACCTGGGGGACCTTACTATATAATCCTATCATCTTTCCGTGCTCAGATAGAGCACCTGACAAAAATGTAAGGTGCTTTGGAATTGTCCCTAAGAAAATTATCCATACCGTTTGTGCAATTCTACCGGTTCATAGACTTTTCTGACGCGCAAATTCAGCATCTCCACAAAGACCGAAAAACCCATCGCAAAGTATATGTATCCTTTCGGTATATGCTGGTGAAGACTTTCGACCACCAGGGTAAAGCCTATCAAGAGTAAAAATGACAGGGCAAGCATCTTAACGGTCGGATGACGTTCCACAAAATCGCTGATGGTGTCCGATAGAACAATCATGCAGGCTGCCGCTGTCACAATCGCCGCCATCATGACCGGTAAGTGATCGGCGATCCCTACGGCTGTAATCACCGAATCCAACGAGAAAACCACATCTAAGAGTAAAACTTGAAGCAAAACTCCTGTAAAAGTTATTTTTCCCTGTCGAGAATGGCCTCCGGTCACCCCTTCCAATTTCTGGTGTATTTCACTGGTTGCTTTGCCCAGTAAAAATAAGCCGCCAGCAAAAAGCACCAAATCACGTCCGCTGACTTCAAAACCAGCCAGGCTAAAAAGCGGCTGAGTCAATCGGATAATCCAGGAGAGTGAAAGCAGGAGAAGCAGGCGCGAAATCACTGCCAAACCTATTCCACTGCGCCG contains:
- a CDS encoding Integral membrane protein TerC, whose protein sequence is MEWLTDPETWLAFVTLAALEIVLGIDNVIFISILAGKLPVPQQKSARRSGIGLAVISRLLLLLSLSWIIRLTQPLFSLAGFEVSGRDLVLFAGGLFLLGKATSEIHQKLEGVTGGHSRQGKITFTGVLLQVLLLDVVFSLDSVITAVGIADHLPVMMAAIVTAAACMIVLSDTISDFVERHPTVKMLALSFLLLIGFTLVVESLHQHIPKGYIYFAMGFSVFVEMLNLRVRKVYEPVELHKRYG
- a CDS encoding sulfotransferase; this encodes MKVPLKTLRWEARRWIAGLRWGFGYQASLPAVVGNAMPKSGSHLIIQVLQGLTSIAPFVNPGFPPLTRAEDNRKLDDAETVRNLQRLRAGDIAYGYLQARDPFLSLLTQPKYATIFVYRDPRDMLVSHVFYATQIHRGHGMHAYYTQRLQDMEQRLNAAIYGVDEPDARLSGVRQKYLDYLGWLETPGVLCVRFEDLILNRRQALSRILAYLEERGFECRVPQERALTALEQAIVPRRSGTFRKAQPGNWREYFSEANKNAFKNVAGDLLIRLGYEKDQDW